The following coding sequences are from one Rutidosis leptorrhynchoides isolate AG116_Rl617_1_P2 chromosome 11, CSIRO_AGI_Rlap_v1, whole genome shotgun sequence window:
- the LOC139875586 gene encoding uncharacterized protein, producing the protein MVTEGIAAEIAELLREFNNMRNNNGVPNNKRDQGGPSNNNDQGRGRCSYQTFTSCNPHTFNGIEGPVGLNCWFEKLESVFRISGCNDNDEVGFATGTLSDSALTWWNNYAQSKGHNQAYALPWEIMKQRMIEEYCSWNEIKKVEREFRDLKLVGSDLTAYNKRFFELALMCPDMVTPERRKIEKYIEGLSESIQGGVTTSKPTTV; encoded by the coding sequence ATGGTCACTGAAGGTATTGCGGCCGAGATAGCTGAACTACTCCGAGAATTCAACAACATGCGCAACAACAATGGAGTTCCAAACAACAAACGTGACCAGGGCGGACCGAGCAACAACAATGATCAGGGTCGTGGTAGATGTTCTTACCAGACATTCACTAGCTGCAACCCGCACACTTTCAATGGaatcgagggaccagttggtctcaattGCTGGTTTGAAAAGCTAGAGTCTGTTTTCCGCATCAGCGGGTGTAATGATAATGACGAGGTGGGTTTTGCTACGGGCACACTGTCCGACAGtgcgctcacttggtggaacaactatgcACAATCCAAGGGTCATAATCAAGCTTATGCCCTACCGTGGGAAATAATGAAACAGAGgatgattgaggaatactgttcTTGGAATGAAATTAAAAAGGTGGAACGTGAGTTTCGAGACTTGAAGTTAGTAGGCAGTGATCttaccgcctataacaagaggttctttgagctagCACTGATGTGTCCAGATATGGTTACTCCTGAGAGGCGTAAGATTGAAAAGTACATCGAGGGTTTAAGTGAGAGTATTCAAGGTGGAGTCACTACTTCTAAACCCACTACTGTAtaa